A portion of the Oncorhynchus gorbuscha isolate QuinsamMale2020 ecotype Even-year linkage group LG19, OgorEven_v1.0, whole genome shotgun sequence genome contains these proteins:
- the LOC124005938 gene encoding uncharacterized protein LOC124005938, translated as MSLPLPGSTLHFITWNTCGIKSRRQASDNDPKLNAVLDQLKVINSSVAFLQETHVGPKDVKLLRKVSGWKSFFTVFHSKSKGVAILIKDTITDFKYICHDEDHAGGYIVLFCQMYGQLFTLVNVYNHKDDHTILKRLGQYLKNTATGTLVVGGDFNTVLDPKIDRSGTSDNHQHKAFRVYLQKFTSSLKLVDIWRIQNPTSKDFTYSKKTKTSKSGETQCSESRLDMFFVPEFKGTHNITHSCRIHDICEVEGTKLVSDHKPVILEFYLPAKADSSNPSTLECRNTEVLATLPEDQYNDRTGKISGSEIVMAIESLTGSGQPTLGTIPDLKTTERLKQTYNKEHIDTEMTANEGKIFAKILESRLQMYLQFSIKEKNRAEPLQSLPYLVKLEIATKIKRNFLKEALLSIKCSKPSPKSPDPIGFTFLREVLSRDITNWSKLLPIADPTLGDKRWLNYDCPLTQILLALCLKNLRYKIHDKTKMTSVWYFRRCCLIHLEEKERTTVTEVLLKFKKDSGLRINRY; from the coding sequence ATGAGTCTACCCTTACCAGGGTCTACTCTTCACTTCATCACCTGGAACACCTGTGGTATCAAATCCCGCAGACAAGCCTCAGATAATGACCCGAAACTGAATGCTGTACTAGACCAGCTGAAGGTGATAAACTCTTCTGTAGCGTTTCTACAGGAGACACACGTTGGACCTAAGGATGTGAAACTCTTAAGGAAAGTGTCTGGTTGGAAATCATTCTTCACTGTATTTCATTCAAAAAGCAAAGGAGTAGCCATACTGATTAAAGATACCATAACAGACTTTAAGTACATCTGCCATGATGAAGACCACGCTGGGGGCTACATTGTCCTGTTCTGTCAGATGTATGGTCAACTCTTCACTCTTGTGAATGTCTATAACCACAAAGATGACCACACAATCCTGAAGAGACTGGGTCAGTATCTTAAAAACACCGCAACAGGAACCTTGGTGGTGGGAGGGGATTTCAACACAGTGCTAGACCCTAAAATTGACAGGAGTGGCACGTCAGATAATCATCAGCACAAAGCATTTAGAGTTTATCTTCAGAAATTCACCTCCTCTCTGAAGCTAGTGGACATATGGAGAATACAGAACCCTACTTCAAAAGACTTCACTTACTCTAAAAAGACTAAAACCTCAAAGTCTGGAGAAACTCAGTGCAGTGAATCTAGGTTAGACATGTTCTTTGTGCCAGAATTCAAAGGGACACATAATATTACTCACAGCTGTAGAATCCATGAtatctgtgaggtggaaggaacCAAACTGGTTTCTGATCACAAACCAGTCATTCTGGAGTTCTACCTTCCTGCCAAAGCAGACAGTTCCAATCCCTCCACACTAGAATGCAGAAATACAGAGGTTCTGGCAACGTTACCGGAGGATCAATACAATGACAGAACAGGAAAGATATCTGGGTCTGAGATAGTAATGGCAATAGAATCTCTGACTGGTTCTGGACAACCAACACTTGGTACAATACCTGACCTGAAAACAACCGAACGCTTAAAGCAGACATATAATAAAGAACACATAGATACAGAAATGACAGCCAATGAAGGGAAGATATTTGCTAAAATACTAGAAAGTCGTCTACAAATGTACCTTCAGTTCTCAATCAAAGAAAAGAACCGAGCTGAACCGTTACAGAGTTTGCCTTATCTTGTTAAGTTGGAGATTGCAACCAAGATTAAGAGAAACTTCTTGAAAGAAGCCCTTTTGTCCATAAAGTGTTCTAAACCATCTCCTAAATCACCTGACCCTATTGGATTCACATTTTTAAGGGAAGTGCTTTCTCGTGACATTACCAACTGGTCAAAGTTGCTTCCAATTGCCGATCCTACTTTAGGTGACAAGAGATGGttaaactatgactgtcctctCACCCAAATTCTACTTGCCTTATGCCTGAAGAATTTGCGATACAAGATTCATGATAAAACTAAGATGACCAGTGTGTGGTACTTCAGACGGTGTTGTCTGATACACTTGGAAGAAAAGGAACGTACAACTGTGACAGAGGTACTCCTTAAATTCAAAAAAGACTCAGGGCTTAGAATTAACAGATATTAA
- the LOC124004832 gene encoding zinc finger protein 687b-like, giving the protein MLSPSLSTSSVPASSAPAVTSAVTPATPSPAPQLQQPIISKKATEPVLYTNNKCPECKVQCCSKAEVAAHFQEVKPALNTSCTECSPPMLLPNGCSASAHARIHNPRPPYVCPECGGVAKQPAFQSHLEEACLHFTRCIGYR; this is encoded by the exons atgctctctccctccctctccacctcctctgtcCCAGCGTCCTCTGCTCCGGCTGTGACTTCAGCCGTGACCCCGGCAACCCCTAGCCCCGCCCCCCAGCTGCAGCAGCCAATCATCAGTAAGAAGGCGACAGAGCCGGTGCTGTACACCAATAACAAGTGTCCTGAGTGTAAGGTGCAGTGCTGCAGCAAGGCTGAGGTGGCTGCCCACTTCCAAGAAGTCAAACCAGCCCTTAACACT tcctgtACGGAGTGTTCTCCTCCCATGCTCCTTCCTAACGGCTGCAGTGCCTCTGCTCACGCTCGCATCCACAACCCCCGCCCCCCCTATGTCTGCCCAGAGTGTGGGGGTGTGGCCAAGCAGCCAGCCTTTCAATCCCATTTGGAGGAGGCCTGTCTCCATTTCACACGATGCATCGGATACAGGTGA